From a region of the Solanum stenotomum isolate F172 chromosome 2, ASM1918654v1, whole genome shotgun sequence genome:
- the LOC125855052 gene encoding S-type anion channel SLAH4-like, producing the protein MSLRITPVLDEIILTPISTHESENQNTVPDIDITDIDITIDDSSLSSLEKREDDHSLLTLFSMLTRIHAGYFRISLSLCWETLLWKTLLDPTNNETKFLHRVPQIIYRPILIFSWSFALLILVLLSVLYLLKCVFRFDLVKGEFLHHVGVNYLFAPWISWLILLESYPFIIAPKHVGYKALWWVFAVPVIILDVKIYGQWFTKGKRFLTAVANPTSHLSVIGNLVGARAAAKMGWQEVSVCLFSLGMVHYLVLFVTLYQRLSGSDRLPAMLRPVFFLFSAAPSMASLAWASITGTFDTTSKMFFFLSLFLFTSLICRPSLFKKSMRKFNVAWWAYSYPVTLLALASTRYAKEVKGKVPHTIMLTLSSLSVLVIIALLLSTALYSKILLRDDDPSLKHTCLAETHSEY; encoded by the exons ATGTCGTTGAGAATCACCCCAGTATTAGATGAAATAATTCTCACACCTATTAGTACTCATGAGTCCGAAAACCAAAATACTGTACCAGATATTGATATTACAGATATTGATATTACAATCGATGATTCCTCTCTCAGTTCATTAGAAAAGCGAGAAGACGATCATAGCCTTCTCACTTTATTCTCAATGCTAACGAGGATTCATGCAGGCTATTTTAGAATAAGCCTATCTTTATGTTGGGAAACTTTATTATGGAAAACACTACTCGACCCAACTAATAACGAAACAAAATTCTTACATCGTGTCCCTCAAATAATCTATCGTCCCATTCTAATATTCTCATGGTCGTTTGCTTTATTGATTCTGGTTCTACTTTCAGTACTCTACCTCTTGAAATGCGTCTTTCGATTTGATTTAGTCAAAGGTGAGTTTCTACACCATGTTGGTGTAAATTACCTTTTTGCCCCTTGGATTTCTTGGCTCATTTTACTCGAATCCTACCCTTTTATTATAGCTCCAAAACACGTTGGTTACAAAGCTCTTTGGTGGGTTTTTGCTGTTCCGGTTATAATTTTGGATGTGAAAATTTATGGGCAATGGTTCACTAAAGGGAAAAGGTTTTTAACAGCCGTGGCTAACCCAACGAGCCATTTATCGGTCATTGGGAACTTAGTCGGGGCTCGGGCCGCGGCTAAAATGGGCTGGCAAGAGGTTTCGGTTTGCTTGTTTTCATTAGGCATGGTTCATTATTTGGTCCTTTTTGTTACGTTGTATCAGCGGCTATCGGGAAGTGACCGGCTACCGGCTATGTTACGGCCcgttttcttcttgttctcGGCTGCTCCGAGTATGGCTAGCTTGGCTTGGGCGTCAATTACTGGAACCTTCGATACTACTTCGAAGATGTTCTTCTTTCTCTCGTTATTCCTCTTTACGTCACTG ATATGCAGGCCAAGTCTTTTCAAGAAATCAATGAGAAAATTTAACGTGGCATGGTGGGCATATTCATATCCAGTAACACTATTAGCATTGGCATCTACAAGATATGCAAAAGAGGTTAAAGGAAAAGTGCCACACACCATAATGCTAACTCTATCATCTCTCTCAGTTTTAGTCATCATTGCTCTATTGCTCTCCACTGCTCTTTACTCGAAAATCCTCTTACGTGATGATGATCCTTCTCTCAAGCATACTTGTTTAGCAGAGACGCATTCAGAATATTAA